A part of Aspergillus flavus chromosome 5, complete sequence genomic DNA contains:
- a CDS encoding ADP-ribosylation factor family-domain-containing protein, which produces LNSSDRELISDAREELQRLLNKDDFRDATLLVMSNKNDISGAMNTAEITSHLSLSGLTHRNWYIQNTCATTGDGLEEGLEWLNANIHRKH; this is translated from the exons TTGAATAGTAGTGATCGCGAGCTTATTAGCGATGCTCGGGAAGAATTGCAACGCTTGCTGAATAAAGACGACTTCAGGGATGCTACCCTACTTGTTATGTCTAACAAAAACGACATTTCT GGTGCTATGAACACGGCTGAGATCACCAGCCATCTTAGTCTTTCAGGTCTTACACACCGCAATTGG TATATCCAGAATACCTGCGCTACTACTGGCGATGGTCTCGAAGAAGGTCTTGAATGGCTTAATGCCAATATTCATCGAAAGCATTAG